A portion of the Elephas maximus indicus isolate mEleMax1 chromosome 24, mEleMax1 primary haplotype, whole genome shotgun sequence genome contains these proteins:
- the RGS16 gene encoding regulator of G-protein signaling 16 isoform X1: MCRTLSAFPTTCLERAKEFKTRLGIFLHKSELGSDTGSVGKFEWGSKHSKESRNFSEDVLGWRESFDLLLSSKNGVAAFHAFLKTEFSEENLEFWLACEEFKKIRSATKLASRAHRIFEEFIRSEAPKEVNIDHETRELTRTNLQAATATCFDVAQGKTRTLMEKDSYPRFLKSPAYQDLAAQATTASASASSCSLAEPLCT, from the exons AGCCAAAGAGTTCAAGACACGTCTGGGGATCTTTCTTCACAAATCAGAGTTGGGATCCGATACCGGGAGTGTTGGCAAGTTCGAGTGGGGCAGTAAACACAGCAAAGAGAG cagaaACTTCTCAGAAGATGTGCTGGGATGGAGAGAGTCATTTGACTTGCTACTGAGCAGTAAAA ATGGAGTGGCTGCCTTCCATGCTTTCCTGAAGACGGAGTTCAGTGAAGAGAACCTGGAGTTCTGGCTGGCCTGTGAGGAGTTCAAAAAGATCCGCTCGGCTACCAAGCTAGCCTCCAGGGCTCACAGGATCTTTGAGGAATTCATTCGCAGCGAAGCCCCGAAAGAG GTGAACATAGATCACGAGACCAGGGAGCTCACGAGGACGAACCTGCAGGCTGCCACAGCCACATGCTTTGATGTGGCTCAGGGGAAGACACGCACCCTGATGGAGAAGGACTCTTACCCACGCTTTCTGAAGTCCCCGGCTTACCAGGACCTCGCTGCCCAAGCCACAACCGCCTCGGCCTCCGCATCCAGCTGCAGCCTAGCTGAGCCCTTATGCACCTGA
- the RGS16 gene encoding regulator of G-protein signaling 16 isoform X2: MCRTLSAFPTTCLERAKEFKTRLGIFLHKSELGSDTGSVGKFEWGSKHSKERNFSEDVLGWRESFDLLLSSKNGVAAFHAFLKTEFSEENLEFWLACEEFKKIRSATKLASRAHRIFEEFIRSEAPKEVNIDHETRELTRTNLQAATATCFDVAQGKTRTLMEKDSYPRFLKSPAYQDLAAQATTASASASSCSLAEPLCT, encoded by the exons AGCCAAAGAGTTCAAGACACGTCTGGGGATCTTTCTTCACAAATCAGAGTTGGGATCCGATACCGGGAGTGTTGGCAAGTTCGAGTGGGGCAGTAAACACAGCAAAGAGAG aaACTTCTCAGAAGATGTGCTGGGATGGAGAGAGTCATTTGACTTGCTACTGAGCAGTAAAA ATGGAGTGGCTGCCTTCCATGCTTTCCTGAAGACGGAGTTCAGTGAAGAGAACCTGGAGTTCTGGCTGGCCTGTGAGGAGTTCAAAAAGATCCGCTCGGCTACCAAGCTAGCCTCCAGGGCTCACAGGATCTTTGAGGAATTCATTCGCAGCGAAGCCCCGAAAGAG GTGAACATAGATCACGAGACCAGGGAGCTCACGAGGACGAACCTGCAGGCTGCCACAGCCACATGCTTTGATGTGGCTCAGGGGAAGACACGCACCCTGATGGAGAAGGACTCTTACCCACGCTTTCTGAAGTCCCCGGCTTACCAGGACCTCGCTGCCCAAGCCACAACCGCCTCGGCCTCCGCATCCAGCTGCAGCCTAGCTGAGCCCTTATGCACCTGA